The Nocardia vinacea genome contains the following window.
ATGATGCTCTCATCGAACCCCATCGCGCCCATGTTTCCAGACCCCCAGCGGTGGCAGGAGACATCCTGAGCCCGCTCAGGTTCGAAGATCATGTGTGGCCCGGTCGGGGTGAGGGAGCCCGGCCGTGTCACGCATAGGATCGACGGGTGCATGGATCGGACGCGGGGACCACGGGGTTGGCGACTTTGTTCGCGTTGGCGGATTCGCGGCTGCCGATCGGGGGGCATGTGCATTCCGGCGGTGTGGAGGAGGCGGTCGCGTCCGGCGTGGTGCGCGATGTCGCGACGGTGGAGCTGTATTTGCGGCGGCGGATCCGCACGTCCGGACTGGTGGCGGCCTCGTTGGCGGCGGCGGTGTGTGCGGGGAAGTCGACCGCCGAGCGGGCGGAAGCGGAGGCCGATGCGCGGACACCGGCTCCGGCTGCGCGGGCGGCGTCGCGGGCACAGGGGCGTGGTTTGGTGCGGTTGGCGAAACAGGTTTGGCCGGGGGCGGATTGGACGGTTCTCGGTGTGCGGCCGCATCTGTCGACGGCCTTCGGTGTGGTGGGGCAGATCTGCGGTGCGACTCCGGAGCAGGCCGCTGCGGTCGTCGTCTACACGACCATGACCGGCGCGGCGACGGCGGCACAGCGGTTACTGGCGCTTGATCCCGCCGCGGTCGCCGCCTGCACGATCCGGCTCGGCGAACTCTGCGACCGGACCGCCGTCGCGGCCGCGACCGAACTCGCCGCGCTCTCGGATCCGCTACAGGACGTACTCGCACAGCGACACCTCGTACGCGATATGCCCCTGTTCGCGTCCTAGGCGCGCAATCCGCAAGGATGGAAGCGGAAAGGAGCACGATATGCCACCCCATCTGATCGACGGCGAGCCGCACGATCACTCGCACGACCGGCCCAAGCGCGAGCGCACGCCCGGCGAGGCGCTGCGCATCGGTATCGGCGGACCGGTCGGTTCGGGCAAGACCGCCCTGGTGGCCGCCCTGTGCCGACAGCTGCGTGACAAACTCTCGCTCGCGGTGCTGACCAACGACATCTACACCACCGAGGACGCCGACTTCCTGCGCAGGCACGCGGTGCTACCCGATGAGCGGATCACCGCCGTGCAGACCGGTGGCTGCCCGCATACCGCCATTCGCGATGACATCACCGCGAATCTCGATGCCATCGACGATCTGATCGCGGCCAATCCGCCCCTGGATCTGATCCTGGTCGAATCCGGTGGCGACAACCTCACCGCCACGTTCTCCTCCGGCCTGATCGACGTACAGATCTTCGTCATCGATGTCGCGGGTGGCGACAAGGTGCCGCGCAAGGGCGGTCCCGGCGTGACGTTCTCGGATCTGCTGGTGATCAATAAGACCGATCTGGCCCCGCTGGTCGGCGCCGACCTGGACGTTATGGAGCGCGATGCCGCGAAGGTGCGCGAGGGCCGCCGCACGGCGATGATCTCGCTGACCGAGGATCCGGCCGCCACCGCGGTGCTCGCCTGGGTGCGCGAACAGCTGCGGGCCATTGCCGAACAGGACAAACCGGCCACCGAATCCGCTGTTGCGCACTGAGGTTCGCATTGTCGCGGCCGTCGGCACGCTGCCCGAGATCCACGCGAGCGGTGGGTTGGCGGCCCGGCGCACGGGTCCGGACACCGTCCACCTGATCGGCACCGCGGCCACTCCGCTCGGCGGCGATGAACTCGATATCGAGATCGTGGTCGGTGCGGGCGCACGCCTGGTGGTGCGCTCGGTCGCGGCCACCATCGCGCTACCGAGCACGCGCACGCCATTGTCGTTGGCGCACTGGCATTTCGACGTCGCGGGCGAGCTGGATTTCGATCCGGAGCCGACGATCGTGGCGGGCGGCGCGCACCACCACACGGTGACCGAGGTGCGATTGACCCCCGACGCCCGGCTACGGCTGCGCGAACGCGTACAGATCGGGCGCATCGGCGAGGACGACGGCGGTTGGCGCGGCGACCTGATCGCCGATATCGGCGCCCTGCCGCTGCTGCGGCATCGACTCGAACTTGGTGCGGGTAGTGCCACCGATGACAATCTCGCCGCACCAAGGGCATTGGACAGCGAACTCGTGTATCCGGACGACCGCCCCGTGGAAACCGACGGCCTGGTCGCGGCCCGCCTCCCGCTCGCTTTGGGCGGGACTCTGTCCACCCGAACGGGACCGCTGCTCGTCAGTACGCGATAGCTCTCGATTCGCCGCGGAATGTGTCATCCATCACAGCGGGGCTTTGCCCGGACCGACACGGTGTGGCGATGCGCCGGGCGGGGGAATGAAAGAGGTGGGAACCCGACAACGTCGTCAGGTTCCCACCCCGGTTCGGCGCTCGATCAGTCGCCGACGACCCGTGAGGGCGCGTTGAACGCGTTGACCGCGCCGACGGCCGCACCGGCGGCCGCCCCGATGGCGGCCGCGGGGAACGTGATCACGGCCGCACCGACCGCCGCCCCGAGTACCGGACCCGCGACGAGCCCGACAGGCACGAGCGGTAGTCCGATGACCAGACCCAGCGCACCGCCGACCATCGCGGAGCTTGCCGTGACAGGGACCGCTGCCCCCGCCCCCGCCAGCGCACCCATTGCGGCGGTGCCGATGGTTTGTCCGGCGATCCGGTCCGAGCGGCTGCGCTCCATACCGATCGAATCGAGGAATGTCGCCAGATTGGCCTCGGCCATTGCGGAGTTGTCGTTGATCTGGATCGCCTGCTCCTGGTTGATCCAATCCGGTGCATCGACGGTGACGTCACCGAACCGGAACTTGCCAGGCGGCGGCGCGATCGGCGGCACCGGAGCCACGGGGCCGGGCGGGTGCAGCACACCGACGGGCGCGAGGTACTTCTTATCCGGCGCGGGCCGCGACCACTGCAGCGAGCTCTTGGTGCTGTCCGGGATGTGCAGACCCTCGTACGGCATCGCGTTGGGGGCGTCGGCCGCGGGCCACTGCGGCTTCTGGTCCTGAGTGACCGTATTCGATTGTGCGGGATCGGCATTCGCGGTGCCGGTGCCCACCAGCGCCAGAACGAGCGGTACTGCTCCCGCCGCGACCATCGTCCCCATCTTCTGCCGCTGCGGGTTAGGAGCTCTGTGCTTGCCTGTCCCCATACATCGCCTTTCATCCGGAGAAATGTCATCCGGCATTCGGATTGGCGGCACTCTCGGATGGGTGCAAATTTGCAGGGCGGCGATGTTGCTAATGATTAGCTAACTGGAGTGGCTAGCCCACCTTGCGGTCGGCTGCCTTCTCGGAGCGCGCGGCCTTCCCATTCTCTGCGGGCGGCGCCCCCAGCGCGGCCGCGAGTTCGTCGGCGTCCTGCTGATCGGCCTGCACCGCCTCCACCGCGAGCCGGGCGAAGACCCACTGCTCGGTAGCTGCCATCTGCCCGCGAGTGCGGCCGAGGAAGGTCACGAACCACTGGATGACGGTGATGATCCGGCTGCGGTAGCCGACCAGGTAGTACAGGTGCAGCGCGAGCCAGGCGAGCCAGGCGATGAATCCACCGAACTCGAGCTTGCCGACCTGGCAGACGGCGCTGAACCGCGACACCGTCGCCATGCTGCCCTTGTTGAAGTACTTGAACGGCTTGCGGTCCTGCGGCGCTTGGCCTTTGAGTCCGGCCTTGATCTGCTTGGCCGCATACGTCGCGCCCTGGATCGCGCCCTGAGCCTGACCGGGCACATTCGGCACCGACATCAGGTCGCCGACCACGAAGACATTCGGGTGGCCCTTGATGGTCAGATCGGGTTCGACGATCACGCGTCCGGCGCGGTCGGTCTCGGTGCCGTCGGAGCGTTCGGCGAGCATCTTGCCCAGTGGGCTGGCCTGCACACCGGCCGACCACACCTTGCATGAGGATTCGATCCGGCGCACCGTCCCGTCGGCATCCTTCACCGTGACCCCGTGCGCGTCGACATTGGTGACCATGGCGTTGAGCTGGATCTCCACACCCATCTTCTCCAGCCGCCGCTTGGCCTTACCGCCTAGCTTCGGACCCATCGGGCCCAGTACCGCACCCGCGCCCTCGACCAGGATCACCCTGGCATCGCGCGGATCGATGTTGTGGAAGGTGCCCTCCAGGGTGCGATCGGCCAGTTCGGCGATCTGACCGGCCAATTCGACACCGGTGGGTCCGGCGCCGATCACCACGAAGGTGAGCAGTCGGTCCCGCACTTCCTGCGTGGTGGCCAGTTCGGCGCCTTCGAATGAGCCAAGGATGCGCGCGCGTAGCTCCAGCGCGTCGTCGATGGTCTTCATGCCGGGCGCGTAGGTGGCGAACTTGTCATTCCCGAAGTAGGACTGCTGCGCGCCGGTCGCCACGATCAGACTGTCGAAGGGGGTGATGGTGTTCTGGTTGAGCAGCTGCGAGGTGACCGTTTTGTGCTCGAGGTCGATATCGATGACATCGCCGAGCAGCACCTGGGCGTTCTCCTGCTTGCGTAGCACCAGCCGGGTCGCGGGGGCGATCTCACCGACCGACAGGATGCCGGTGGCCACCTGGTAGAGCAGCGGCTGGAACAGGTGGGTCGAGGTCTTGGAGATCAAGGTGACGTCGACGTCGGCATGTTTGAGGTGCTTGGTACCGAACAAGCCGCCGAATCCGGAGCCGATCACCACCACCCGGTGGCGATGGTTCTCCTGGACAGACTGAGTGCTCATCGTCGGTGCTCCTCAAACCTGGGGTGCGGCCCCTCGAACGGTGTTGACCCGACTTACGGTAGTCGGCGCTCGGCTGGCCGTCGCGGCGAGATCCCGGTTGTTGATGTGCCGATTCTTTTCGAGCGAATGAATGTGAAAAAGAGAATACGATAGATCCTGTCGTTCAGGGAGGTTTGTCATGGTCGTCGGTGGCCGTGTCGCCCACATCCGCAGCGGGATTGGAAAGCCCAGCGTGCGGCACCAATCCGAGAATGCGTCGCTCATCGACATCCCGGACGACCACCTGATCGATCGACTGCTGCGCCGGGTTCCCGAGCGTCCCCATGTGCTGGCCTCACCGCCACGCGGCAGCACCGCGACCGCGGTCACAGGAGATGCCGGACTTCCATATTTCGGCCGGGGCCTGCACTACCTGCGCTGGGGTCCGGCGGAAATGATGCAGCGGTATCGCCGCTACGGTCCGGTATCGCTGAATTCGTCGCTGGGCTTGGATCGGGTGCTGGTCTGCGGTCCGGAGGCGATCGATGAGGTGCTCGGTAAGCGGCGTCGCGATTTCGGCCAGGGCTGGGACTACTTCATCGGTCCGTTCTTCCGGCGCGGGCTGCTGCTGCTGGAATTCGACGAGCACATGTTCCATCGCCGGATCATGCAGCAGGCCTTCACCAGGGAGCGGCTGGAGGCGCATCTCGCGACGTTGACGCCGGTGGCGCGGGCCGCCGTCGCTCGGTGGGTGCCGCGGACCGGCGGCACCGTCCGGCTCTATCCGACGATCAAGGAATTGACGCTGGAGATCGCGGGCGAGACCTTCATGGCCGTCGATGTCGGGGTGCGGCGCCGCAAGCTCATCGATGCGTTCATCGACTGCACCCATGCCGGACTATCGGTTATTCGACATCCGGTGCCCGGCGGCAATTGGCGTGCCGGGCTGCACGGGCGCAAGGTACTCGAGCAGTACTTCACCGACATGCTGCCGAGCAAGCGACGGACCGAGTCGACGGATTTCTTCTCCGGACTGTGCCATGCGCGCACCGAGGACGGCGCCGAATTCAGCGATGCGGATGTGGTCAACCACATGATCTTCCTGATCATGGCCGCGCACGACACCACGACGACCACCGCCACCGCCGTGGCCTACTACCTCGGCAAACATCCCGAATGGCAGCGGCGGGTGCGCGCCGAGGTGTGCGCGGTCGATGCCGAAATCGGCGGCGCCGCACCGACAGTCGGCGATCTGGACCGGATGCGCGAACTGGATCTGGTGATCAAGGAGAGTTTGCGATTGATGCCGCCGGTGCCCGGACTGCCGCGACGGGCGGTGCGCGACACCGAAATTCTCGGGCACTACATTCCGGCGGGCACACCGATCGATTGCGCGTATACGGTCAACCACTTCCTGCCGGAACTGTGGACCCGGCCGGAGGTGTTCGATCCGGAACGCTTCGGCGACGCGCGCCGCGAGGACAAATCGCATCGACTCGCCTGGGTGCCCTTCGGTGCGGGTGCGCACAAGTGCATCGGGATGCACTTCGGGACATTCGAGGTGAAGACGATCATTGCCGCGCTGGTGCGGGATTACGAATGGGAGCTCCCGGGGGATTACCGAATGCCGTGGGGATTCACGACGATTCCGTTCCCCCGGGATGGTGCGCCTGTGTCTTTGCGCCGTAGCGATCGCTTGCGGGTCGCTCGATAGGTCAGCTCATCGTCCGCTGAACAGGAGCTCGGCGACCTTGGTATCGGTCGCGGCTCCTTCGGTGTAGCCGCCGTCGCCGCCGAGCGAACTCATGATGGCTAGGGTGTAGCGCTCGCCGGGTCCGGCGAAGCCGACCGAGTTCACCACCCAACCGCCTTGCTCCTCGGACCAGCCGTTCTTGAGGCCGGGCCGCATCGCGGCGCCCGCGCCCCACACACCCCAGTGCTGGTTGCTGTCGACCGCGCGCATACGGTCGAACAGGTAGTTCCGGTCGTCCGGGTGCATATTGTTGAAGATCGAATCCATCAGCCGATCCAGGTCGGCGGGGGTGCACTTCTGGAACGACCAGTCCGGGAACATCGCGGTATTCGTCGGCTGCGGAACCAGGTTCACCATGCCGCTGGCGCGGAAGGCATTGTTATAGGCCATCCGATCGAGGCCGGCGTACTTGTTCCAGAGGATGTCGGCGGCCTGGTCATTGGAGGTGGCGAGCATCGATTCCATCAGGCCGCGGTCCTCGGGACCGAGACCGATCACGCCCGCCCGCGCGCGGTTGAGCAGATCGGCGGCGATCGCCAGTTTGATGGTGGAGGCGGTCCAGACCGAGTTCTCCGCGTTCTCGTTCGCGTACACCCCACCACTCACTCGGTCGCGGACCACATAGCCGGTCACGCCGGGCCGATTCTTCAAATACGCGTCGACAGCGGCGATTCGGCTGCTCATATGGCAATCGAAACCGGCCATGCAACCCTGCGTATGGGCCGGAGGCGCCGCGTAGGCCGACGGAATCAGCGCGGTAGTAGTAGGGACCAGGATCGCCGCAGCGGCGAGGACAGAGACGGAGGCGTGACGCACGAGGCAACACGATCGCACATCGGCGGGCCGGACGCACGTCTTGAGCTCTGCGCGATGCTGTGGTAGGTGGCGTTGCGTGCTTGTACCGCAGCGTCTTTCGCGCTAGCGGAATGCGGCGTGCAATTCCTCGACGGTGCGACCGTTGAGGCGGTAGCAGTGGGCGAAGGCCTCGGCATGCCGATCGCGCGGCCAGGAGTGTAGGACGACGGTGCGACCATAGCAGCGCGAGTTGACCAGCTCCCATCTGTCACCGACCCGGCGGACCGTGAATCCGCCTCTCGGCATCAGGGGAATCACCATCGCCATCATGAACGCGAACCAGCCTTTCGTGCAGCTATCCCGTTCCTCCCCGGTTGAGCACTGTTGCACATCGCCGCCCGCGATCCGACATGACACGACGAAGTAAATCGTTCGCGTGTGGCATATTTCACTCCCGCGGGAATGGGGCCGGGAGGTTGCGTGCTGGTCGCTGGGCGTATAAACGTGCGGAAGCGCCGAGGCGTACGGATAGGCAACTTGACGCGCAGTGTGGACATACCGGACCAACCGACGAGAGGGCGCAGATGCCGCTGCACATACATCGTGCCGAGCGCGCCGATGCGTTGGCGGAGGCGTTGGCCGCGCTGCTTGCGGAACCGTTGCCGGATGCCTTCGCGGCCGAGGTGGTTGCGGTGCCCGCGAAGGGTGTCGAGCGGTGGTTGACGCAGCGGCTGTCGACGGTGCTCGGCGTGTCCGGTCGCTCCGACGGTATTGCCGCGAATATCGAATTCCCGTCTCCCGGTGCGTTGGTCGCCGAAATATCGGCGGCGGCGAGTGGCGTGCCTGCAGAGGCGGATCCGTGGGCGTCGGAGCAGGTCGTGTGGACGTTACTGCGGGTGATCGATGCGTCGCTGGGCGAACCGTGGAGTGCGGTACTCGCGCGACATCTCGGGGTCGGGGAACCCGCCGGACATCGGGTCGGTCGGCGGTATGCGACCGCTGCGCATCTGGTGGCGCTGTTCGACAGCTATGCGGCGCAGCGGCCGGGACTCATCAAGGAGTGGTCGGCTGGTTCGGATACCGACGGTGCCGGCCATGCGGTGCCGGATGATCTGCGGTGGCAACCGGAATTGTGGCGGCGGTTGCGGGCCGAGGTCGGGGTGCCGAGTCCGGCCGAGCGGTTGGGCGCGGCCTGTGCGCGGTTGCGGGACGAGCCGGATCTGGTGGATCTGCCTGGGCGTTTGTCGCTGTTCGGGGTGACGCGGCTGCCGAGCGATCAACTCGCGGTGTTATCCGCGCTGGGGGAGCGGCGGGATGTGCACCTGTGGCTCGCGCATCCGAGTCCGGCGATGTGGGCGCAGTTGAGTGGACTGCCCCCCGCTGTGGCACGGGCCGATGATGTCAGTGCGACGGTGGTGCGGCATCCGTTGCTCGCGGGGCTCGGCAGGGATGTACGGGAGCTCCAGCAGCGGTTGGTCGGTGCCATGGATCAGCACCATGCGGCTGTCGGCTCGAATCAGGATGGCCGTCAGGAAGATTCGGGTCGGACACTGTTGAGCGCCCTGCAATCCGGGATTCGCGACGATGTGTGGCCGCCCGAACCCGCGAGCTTTCCCGACCGCACCGTGCAGGTGCATTCGTGTCATGGATCGGCGCGACAGGTCGAGGTGTTGCGCGAATGCCTGCTCGGCTTGTTCGCGGCCGATCACACGCTGGAACCGCGTGATGTGTTGATCATGTGTCCCGAGGTGGAGGCGTATGCGCCGCTGGTGCGGGCGGCGTTCGGGCAGAAGATGGTGGGATCGGTCGAGTCGGTGGGGGATTCGGCGCATCCCGCGCATCTGCTGCGGGTCCGGCTCGCTGATCGGGGGCGTGGGGTGACCAATCCTATGCTCGCGGTGATCGCGGTAATGCTCGAGCTCGCCGACGGGCGGGTGACGGTGACACAGGTCCTGGATCTCGCGGCGTCCGAAACCGTCCGTCGCCGTTGCGGTTTCGATGACGATGATATCGAGCGGTTGCGCGAGTGGGCAGCCGAATCCGGCGCGCGGTGGGGTATCGGGCAGCGCCAGCGGCAGGCGTTCGGGCTGGCCGACTTCGCCCAGAACACGCTCAATAGTGCGGTGGACCGCATCCTGCTCGGTGTCACCGCGGACGAATCTTCCGAGGACTGGCTGGATCTCGCGCTGCCACTGGATGATGTGGACAGCAATGATGTGGATCTGGCCGGCCGGTTCGCGGAATTCATCGACCGGCTCGCGGTCTGCCTGCGCGACCTGCGCGGACCCCGTCCGGCGCACGAGTGGGCGGCGGTGCTCGGGCGTTGCCTCGAACTGCTCACCGATGTGCCCGACAGTCAGGCGTGGGTGCGCACCGAGGCCCGCCGTGAGCTGGCCGCCGCCACCGAGCATGCGGGTGATGTGCCGTTGCGGTTGGCGGATGTCGGTGTGCTGCTGTCGAGTCGGCTCGCGGCACAACCGACCAGGGCGAATTTCCGGACCGGCGAACTGACGGTGTGCACGATGGTGCCGATGCGTTCGGTGCCGCATCGAGTGGTGGTGTTGCTCGGCCTCGACGACGAGATCTTCCCGCGCACCAGCGGCGTGGACGGCGACGATGTGCTCGCCCGCAATCCACTGCTGGGCGAACGGGATGCGCGCAGCGAGGATCGCCAGCTGTTGCTGGATGCCGTGCTCGCGGCCACGGAGCAGCTGCTGGTCTTCCACACCGGCGCAGACCCGGTGACCGGTGCGCATCGCCCGCCCGCCATCCCGGTTGCCGAACTGCTCGATGCACTGCGCGCACACGTCGGCGCGGCAGGTATGGACGCGGTGGTGACCCGACATCCGTTGCAGGGCTTCGACCGTCGCAATTTCGCGGCCGAGCGCCCGTTCAGCTTCGATACCGTCGCCCTCGCCGGCGCGCAGGCCGCCGGACAACCCGCACAGCCGCGTCCCGCCTTCCTGCCCGAACCGCTGCCCGCACTCGAACCCGCGGATGTCGCACTGGCCGACCTGATTTCGTTCGTCGAGCACCCGGTGCGGGCATTTCTGTGGCAGCGCCTCGGACTGCGCGTCCCCGAACACGAAGACGACATTGCCGACCGGCTGCCCATCGAACTCGACGGCCTCGCGAAATGGGAGCTGGGCGAGCGACTGCTGTCCGCACGGCTCACCGGTGCGGATCCATCGACGCAGCGCGCGGCGGAGTGGCGGCGCGGGACCCTGCCGCCGTTCGGTTTCGGTGGTGCGGTGCTCGACGAGGTCGAGTCGACGGTGGACAAGCTGGTCCGGGCGGCGATGCCGGAGTACGAGGGTGCGCCGCGCGCAGTCGATATCGCGGTGGATCTCGGTAATGGCCGTCGGCTCACCGGCACGGTGCCCGAGGTGCGCGGTGAATCCCTGGTCCGCACCACGTTCTCCCGGCTCGCCCCGAAACACCGCATCGCGGCTTGGGTTTCGTTGCTGGCCTTGGCTGTTACCGAGGACCGATCGTGGCGCGCGGTCACGACAGGTCGCGGCCAATTCGGCCGTCCCGCATGGCGTTCCGAGCTCACGGCTCCGGAACCGCCTGCCGCGCTGGTGATTTTGCGTGAACTGGTGCGACTGCGTGATGCCGGTTTGATCGAACCGCTGCCGATCGCCCCTTCCGCAACCGCCGTTTACGCCGAACGTCGCTTCCGCGGCTCGAACGCCGACGAAGCGGTGAGCGCGGCCGAACGCGAATTCAATGGCGGGCCCAATGGTCCCGGGCCGTTCGGTGACCACACCGACCGTCACCTGCGCTACATCTGGGGGCCTGCTCCTCGCCTGGATCACCTCTTGGCTGCCTCCGCGCCCGCGGGCGAGCCCGGCGAAACCACCCGCTTCGGGTCCCTGGCTCGTCGCATGTGGGCACCGCTGTTGGCCGCCGAGAGTCAGGGCCAGCCATGAGTCGGCGTACTGGTCGAATGGGACGGCACCTCGTCCGGCGCGCCTCCCGGATACGGGCGGGCGTCGGGTGGACGGTGGAGGCGAGCACCGGATTTGCCAGGCACGGGAAGGGGCGGCGGCGATGACCATCGAGGACACCGCATTCGCAGCGCCCTCGCTGGACGCCGACCGATTCGATCCCACCGGGCCGCTCCCTACCGGAACCACCGTGCTCGAGGCGAGTGCCGGTACCGGTAAGACGCATGCGATCGTCGGGTTGGCGGTGCGGTATGTCGCCGAGATCGGGATCGATATTTCGCAGCTATTGCTGGTGACATTCAGTCGGGCCGCCACCCAGGAACTGCGGGAACGGACCCGAGACCGGTTCGTCGCGGTGGCAGCGGCACTGGCTGATCCGGAGACGGCTCGGGCCCATGCCGATGAGCTGATTCGGCTACTGGCGCAGGTGGATTCGGCCGAGGTACTGCTGCGGCGTCGGCGATTGCTCACCGCGCTTTCGGATTTCGATGCCGGGACGATTGCGACGACGCACAGTTTCTGCCAGCGAATGCTCGATGAGCTCGGCTTGGCGGGCGAACATGATCCCGGGTCGCGGTTGGTCGAGACGATCGATGATCTGATCGGCACGGTCGCCGATGACCTGTACCTGAACCGTTATGCCCGTGCGGAGCCGCCGTTTTCGCTGAAGGAGGCGCATACGCTGGCGCTGGCGGCGGTGCAGGATCGCCACGCCGTATTGGTGCCGAAGGGGGAGGGACCGGCGGGGGAGCGGGTCGCCTTCGCCGCCGCGGTGCGCGCGGAAACCGAGCGCCGCAAACGCCTCGCCGGACTGCGCGATTTCGACGATCTGCTGGTGCTGTTGCACGATGTGCTCGTCGATCCGGCGCACGGGCCGCGGGCCTGTCGCCGCATCCGCGACCGGTATCGGGTCGCCCTGGTCGACGAATTCCAGGACACCGATCCGCTGCAGTGGGACATCTTGCGGTTGGCGTTCCACGAGCATTCGACCTTGGTGCTCGTCGGTGATCCGAAGCAGGCCATCTACGCGTTCCGCGGCGCGGAGGTGCTCAGCTATCTCGACGCTGTCGCCCACGCTGATACCCGCAAGGAGCTCACCGACAACTGGCGCAGCGATGCGGGTCTGCTCGCCGCACTGGATCATCTGCAGGGCGGTGCGGCATTGGGGCACAAGGAGATCACGGTCTACCCGGTCACCGCGACCCGCGGCTGGTCGCGACTGTCCGGCCCCGAGGAACTGACGACGCCGCTGCGGATGCGGTGTCTGCCGCGCACGGGTGCGGGGCCGTTGAACAAGTCTGGATTCCCTGCGGTCGGGCGCATGCGGGCGAAGGTCGCCGAGGATCTCGCGGCGGATATCGTGCGGCTGCTCGAGTCCGGTGCGCTGTTCCAGGCTAAGACCGGACCGCGGCCGATCGGGCCCGGCGATATCGCGGTACTGGTGCGGACTCGATCTCAAATCGATGTGGTGCGAACCGCTTTGGACCGTGTCGGGGTTGCCTCCGTGCTTGCCGGTGGCACCAGCGTCTTCGCCACCAGCAGTGCGACGGACTGGCTCTGGCTGCTGCGCGCGCTCGAACAGCCCCATCGCTCCGACCGTGTCCGCCTTGCCGCCTGCACACCGCTGCTCGGCGTGACGGCGGTTGAAATCGACAGCGGTGGTGCTGATCTCGTCGGTCGTATTTCCGCCCAACTGCGGGAGGCGGCCCGGCTGTTCGCGCGCGCGGGTTTCGCGGCGGTCTTCGAAAAGATCTCCGCCGAAGCGAATCTGGCCCAGCGACTGCTCTCGGTCGAGAACGGCGAACGGGAGCTGACCGATCTGCGGCATATCGCGCAGCTGCTGGATCAGGTCGCGCTGAGCGAAGGTCTCGGCCTCACCGCGCTGACCCGCTGGCTGGCCGACCGCGTGCGCGATCCCGCCTCCGGATCGGTCGCCGACCGCAGCCGTCGCCTCGATCGCGATGCCGCCGCCGTGCAGATCGCCACCGTGCATGCCAGCAAGGGCCTCGAATTCCCCATCGTCTACCTGCCTTTCGCCTGGGACAATGCGAAGAACCCGTATCCGCAGACCCTGCTGTTCCACACCGACGACGGCGCTCGTGTACTCGATGTCGGCGGCCAGGATGCGTCCGGCTATGGCGAGCGCAAGCTGCGCAGTGAAACCGAGGAGGCGGGTGAGGAACTGCGGTTGCTGTATGTCGCGCTCACCCGCGCGATGTGCCAAATCGTCGCCTGGTGGGCACCCGCGATCACCACCGCCAATTCGCCGCTGCATCGGATGGTCCTCGGCCGCCCGGACGGTGGGGATCTCGTGCCGAGTAAGGCGGCGGTGCCCGCGGATGCCGTTGCGGTGTCGATGCTTTCGGCCTGGGCCGCCGGTGCGCCGGAGGCCATTTCGGTGGAAGGCGTCGAGCACACCGATACGGTCGAGATCCGTCGCGTGCGTAG
Protein-coding sequences here:
- a CDS encoding urease accessory protein UreD, with translation MRTEVRIVAAVGTLPEIHASGGLAARRTGPDTVHLIGTAATPLGGDELDIEIVVGAGARLVVRSVAATIALPSTRTPLSLAHWHFDVAGELDFDPEPTIVAGGAHHHTVTEVRLTPDARLRLRERVQIGRIGEDDGGWRGDLIADIGALPLLRHRLELGAGSATDDNLAAPRALDSELVYPDDRPVETDGLVAARLPLALGGTLSTRTGPLLVSTR
- the ureG gene encoding urease accessory protein UreG; translation: MPPHLIDGEPHDHSHDRPKRERTPGEALRIGIGGPVGSGKTALVAALCRQLRDKLSLAVLTNDIYTTEDADFLRRHAVLPDERITAVQTGGCPHTAIRDDITANLDAIDDLIAANPPLDLILVESGGDNLTATFSSGLIDVQIFVIDVAGGDKVPRKGGPGVTFSDLLVINKTDLAPLVGADLDVMERDAAKVREGRRTAMISLTEDPAATAVLAWVREQLRAIAEQDKPATESAVAH
- a CDS encoding cytochrome P450 produces the protein MVVGGRVAHIRSGIGKPSVRHQSENASLIDIPDDHLIDRLLRRVPERPHVLASPPRGSTATAVTGDAGLPYFGRGLHYLRWGPAEMMQRYRRYGPVSLNSSLGLDRVLVCGPEAIDEVLGKRRRDFGQGWDYFIGPFFRRGLLLLEFDEHMFHRRIMQQAFTRERLEAHLATLTPVARAAVARWVPRTGGTVRLYPTIKELTLEIAGETFMAVDVGVRRRKLIDAFIDCTHAGLSVIRHPVPGGNWRAGLHGRKVLEQYFTDMLPSKRRTESTDFFSGLCHARTEDGAEFSDADVVNHMIFLIMAAHDTTTTTATAVAYYLGKHPEWQRRVRAEVCAVDAEIGGAAPTVGDLDRMRELDLVIKESLRLMPPVPGLPRRAVRDTEILGHYIPAGTPIDCAYTVNHFLPELWTRPEVFDPERFGDARREDKSHRLAWVPFGAGAHKCIGMHFGTFEVKTIIAALVRDYEWELPGDYRMPWGFTTIPFPRDGAPVSLRRSDRLRVAR
- a CDS encoding NAD(P)/FAD-dependent oxidoreductase — encoded protein: MSTQSVQENHRHRVVVIGSGFGGLFGTKHLKHADVDVTLISKTSTHLFQPLLYQVATGILSVGEIAPATRLVLRKQENAQVLLGDVIDIDLEHKTVTSQLLNQNTITPFDSLIVATGAQQSYFGNDKFATYAPGMKTIDDALELRARILGSFEGAELATTQEVRDRLLTFVVIGAGPTGVELAGQIAELADRTLEGTFHNIDPRDARVILVEGAGAVLGPMGPKLGGKAKRRLEKMGVEIQLNAMVTNVDAHGVTVKDADGTVRRIESSCKVWSAGVQASPLGKMLAERSDGTETDRAGRVIVEPDLTIKGHPNVFVVGDLMSVPNVPGQAQGAIQGATYAAKQIKAGLKGQAPQDRKPFKYFNKGSMATVSRFSAVCQVGKLEFGGFIAWLAWLALHLYYLVGYRSRIITVIQWFVTFLGRTRGQMAATEQWVFARLAVEAVQADQQDADELAAALGAPPAENGKAARSEKAADRKVG
- a CDS encoding urease accessory protein UreF; this translates as MHGSDAGTTGLATLFALADSRLPIGGHVHSGGVEEAVASGVVRDVATVELYLRRRIRTSGLVAASLAAAVCAGKSTAERAEAEADARTPAPAARAASRAQGRGLVRLAKQVWPGADWTVLGVRPHLSTAFGVVGQICGATPEQAAAVVVYTTMTGAATAAQRLLALDPAAVAACTIRLGELCDRTAVAAATELAALSDPLQDVLAQRHLVRDMPLFAS
- a CDS encoding tat pathway signal sequence; its protein translation is MSSRIAAVDAYLKNRPGVTGYVVRDRVSGGVYANENAENSVWTASTIKLAIAADLLNRARAGVIGLGPEDRGLMESMLATSNDQAADILWNKYAGLDRMAYNNAFRASGMVNLVPQPTNTAMFPDWSFQKCTPADLDRLMDSIFNNMHPDDRNYLFDRMRAVDSNQHWGVWGAGAAMRPGLKNGWSEEQGGWVVNSVGFAGPGERYTLAIMSSLGGDGGYTEGAATDTKVAELLFSGR